CTTTTTAATGCCCACGTTAAGATAGTAAACAATATGAAAACTTCGAAATATCCCAATGCAATAAGTAACACACCAAAAATTAAAAAAGCGGAAAAAGTGATTCCCTGAAGTTCTCTATATAAATGAAAAACACTAAAGCAAAGTAACCAAACACTAGGCAGAAAATATAGAACCCACCTATGTTGATCTATTGAATTTTCTGGAACGAGTCCCATAAAAGTATCGAAAAAAGAAGCGACTAGCATGACGACTAGCACACATAAAAAAATACTACGCTCATATAGAGCTAGTGATTTTCTCTTAGGTAAGAGCACCAAACTAAAAACAAAATAATTGAGCAAAGTTAAATTTAAATAGGTTTGAGTAGAATGTATTGACCATAATGAATGGTCCAGTTGTAGCAAATAGATAAAAGCTAGGCCATACGTAGCAAGCATTTGAATTAAAATGAAGAACCAATGCGGTTTAAGGAAATAACTAATACATAGAATAAAAATCTGTGCAATTAAAACCCATAGCATCTGATCTGTTTCTGAACTAAGATGAAATAAGAAAGCAGTCTGTCCACTGATAAATAAACAATAAGCAAATTGTCGAAAGAAATAACGTTGCGATTTTTTTAAAAGCACGATAGCAAATGCTACGAAAATAATTCCAATGACTAAAGAAATGGCTTCCCAAAATACGAGCGTAAAAGCTGCAAGCGCTAAACCTGCAAGCCAAGCACCAATTGCCATTGGAATGATATAAAAGCGGCTTTGACGAAAAATTTTTATTAAAAGATAGCTAATCAGCGCAAACCAAATAAAAATAATGCCCGCAATCAATAAAAAGATGAACTCATTAGAATCTTTAAATAGATGATTAATCCCATCTACAAGCCATATGGTAGCCGTTACACCAAGAATAGCAGCCATTAAACTGGCACATAATTGATCATCTTTTTTGAAGAAATAGTAAAAAGCAATTATTCCGGAAAAGAAAGCAGAGATCAGATAAGGAATATTCTCATTCGATAAATATTGAATCATTCCAATGATTGAAATAACTGCAAACCAAGCAATAAAGACAAACCTTAAAGCACGATATTTCTTTATACATATCCAAAATTCTATAAGGCTTAATAAATTTAGAATGAATAGATATAAATACGGAAATTTTTCTAACCAAAAAGTCTGCTTAAAAAATAAAAAAAGTGTAAGTTGGCTGGTAATACAAATTAAAGCGAAGATGCCAATATTCGGGCGGTATAACCACGGTAATAAAAGCAATGTCCAAATTAAAAAAAGCAAATAACTGTCTGCCCCAGTTTGATAAACTTGTCCAATTACAGCCAGACTTAAGCCTATCATCAAACCACAAACGCTATGTAAGGTCTGCCTAACCCCATCGCTTAAAGTATCTTTTATGCTAAACCAAGCTGTGACAACTAATATAGCGGGCGGGATAGCGAGTTGAATACTGTCTGGAAGCATTAACCAGTTAGCAGCAATTAAATACAGAATACTTACCGCCATAAATATATAACTGAAAATATGGAGATGCTGAATAAATGAGCTACTGGTAAGAGGGTAATCGTCTCTTATCTGCATGAAACACCTATTTTATTTATAATTTTCTATAAAAAACATAGCATTCCATTTTCATATCAACAAGTAAGCTCTTGTTAAAAAGCCTAATTCTATTTATGAAAATACTTATTCATAAAGAAACTTAGCATTCTATAAAAGCATCTAGCCAATTTTATCAAGCGCGCTATAATAAAACCCATCGCTTCAGGGCGGGGTGCAATTCCCCACCGGTGGTAAAGTTAATTTTTATAATTAGATTAACAAGCCCACGAGCTTAAATTATGTAATTTGAGCAGATTTGGTGAAATTCCAAAGCCGACGGTATAGTCCGGATGAAAGAAGACGACGAACTGGGATAAATCCGTTTTATTTCAGTGCCAGCCTGTTTTTACATCAGTCCTGAAATGTTCCACCGTATTTTTACGAGAGCGTTTCATTATGTCTAGCTTAATTCAACCAGAACTTTTTTTCTCAGCCCTCTCTCCTGCTGAACAACGTATTCAACAAGCATTAGAAGATATCCGTCAAGGCAAACCTGTCTTGGTTATGGATGACTTTGACCGCGAAAATGAAGCAGATTTAATCGTTGCAGCCGAAACTTTAACAGTAGAAACAATGGCACGTATGATCCGTGATGGCTCAGGGATTGTATGTTTATGCCTTACAGAAGAGCTAGCAGATCATCTAGAACTCCCTCCAATGGTTTCTCAAAACTCAAGTCAGTTTCATACTGCTTTTACAGTGACCATTGAAGCAGCTCAAGGTGTAACAACCGGTGTGTCAGCTAAAGACCGTGTTACTACCATTCAAGCTGCAATTAAAGATGGTGCTGTCGCAAGTGATCTTAATCGTCCAGGCCACGTTTTTCCTTTACGTGCACGTAATGGTGGTGTGCTTACTCGTCGAGGTCACACTGAAGGAACAATTGATCTAGCAAGATTAGCAGGACTAAAATCTGCTGGTGTGTTATGTGAATTAACTAACCCAGACGGTACTATGGCATCAGGCATTCAAGTTTTAGCATATGCTCAAACTCATCACTTAACTGTGATTACGATTGAAGAACTTGTTCAATACCGTCAACAGCACGGTATTTAAATAAAAAAGGTTTGGCTTTAGATCAAAGCCAAACCTTCAATTAAAATTTAAGATACTTTCTTTTGGGTTGCCTGCCCTTCAACGTATTCCAAAAGTTCAGAAAATTGCGTAATCATTGCTTTTGGTTGTGCTTGAGCGAGCTCTTCAGGTGTTCCATAACCATAAGTTACTGCTACCGCCTCAATACTATTATGGCGTGCTCCTAAAACGTCATATTGACGGTCACCCACCATTAAGCATTCTTCAGGGTTTAGTTGCTCACACTCAAGAATATAATGGATAAGCTCAGCTTTATTGGTCCGTTCACCTGTTAACTCACTACCGTAAATATGTACAAAGTATTGGCTTAATTCAAAATGATCCAAGATACGCTTTGCATAAATCGTTGGTTTAGCGGTTGCGACAAATAAGCGATATCCCTCTTCTTTTAATGCACTAAGTGTTTGCGCAACAGATGGATATACTTCATTTTCAAATAAACCCGTAACCGAAAAACGCTCACGATAAGCAAGTAAAGCTTGTTCAGCTAAAGCATCATCTTGTGTGTCTAGAAGTTTCGCTAATGAAGCTTTTAAGGGGGGACCAATTGTCCAGTCAATATTTAAATCGGCAGCCAATGGATAACCTAACTTATCCATTGCATAGCGAATTGAAGTATGGATTCCAACTTTTGGGTCTGTTAAGGTTCCATCTAAATCAATCAAAATATGTTTTATAGCCATTCAATCACTAACCCAGTAAAGTATTTAATTCAATCGGTCGAGAGTTTAATCAAACTCTCTTATACTAACGTAAATTTAAATTGAAAAGGAAATAACCGTGCGTCCAACCGTACTTTGTTTCTCGGGTTTAGACCCTTCAGGTGGTGCAGGTTTACAAGCCGATATCGAAGCAATTGGACAAAGTGGTGCCCATGCAGCAATTGCATGTACTGCCCTCACCATTCAAAACTCACAACAAGTATTTGGCTTCGAAGCAACCTCAAAAGAACTTTTATTAGCACAAGCAAATGCAGTGGTAGGTGACTTACCAATTAAATGCGTTAAATCTGGCATGCTTGGCACTACAGATAATATTGCTGCTCTAGCTGAATTTCTTCGTGCACATCCTGACTACCAATATGTACTTGATCCTGTTTTAGTCGCAAACAGTGGTGGTTCTTTAGGTGATCAGGCAACTCTGGTTAAAGCTTTCGTTGAGCTTATTCCTCTAGCAACGATTATTACTCCAAATACCGTTGAATTACGCGCTTTAACAGGTATTACTGATTTAGATCAAGCCACTCAAAAGTTATTTGAAATGGGTGCTAAAGCTGTTTTAGTCAAAGGTGGACACGAAGATACACCAGATCATATTAAAAATAGTTTATACATTAACGGTGAACTGGCAGCGACTAGTAGCTGTCCTCGCCTTGAAGGTGAATATCACGGATCAGGTTGTTCATTAGCTAGCTTTATCGCAGGGCGTTTAGCTTTGGGTGATTCTTTAAAAATTGCGGTACAACATGCTGAAACATGGTTATTCGGTGTTTTAAAAAATGCTGATACCCCTGTACCAAACGGACAAAAGATTCCAAAGCGATTTTAAAAAGCACAAAAAAGGCGCTTTAAGCGCCTTTTTATTAACCTCAATTATTGAGGAATACGTAAAACTTGTCCTGGGAAAATTTCATCAGGATCTTTTAACATTGGTTTATTTGCTTCAAATATTTTTGGATACTGATTTGCATCACCGTAAACTTCTTTCGCAATTTTTGAAAGGTTATCACCAGATTTCACTGTATAAAATTTACTTTCTGGTTCAGGCGTTGCAACAGTCATCTGGTCATCTACTTGTGCCACATGATCAATGTTCCCAACAATAAGAATAATTTTCTCTTTATCTGCTTGGCTTTTTACCTGTCCTTTAATAGTCGCGGTATCGGTAGTACCGTTATAGGTTACAGATAAGCCCTCTACCCCTAAGCCTAAACTTTTAATTAAACCTAATAATTTATTTGCAACTTCTTGTGCAGAAGGTTCTGCTGGTGTTGCCGGAGCTGGTTGTGGTTCTGCTGGAGCGGTATTTTTCTTACCAATACCTTTTACAAAATCAAAAAGACCCATCTTTTAGTCCTCATATTATTGTTTATAGTAAAGTCATTAAACTGACCTCTATTGTTATACTTCAAAAAAGTCATGCCTCTGCTATCAATTGAGGTTGATCTTGTAAAAATATGTATCTCTTAATTTTTTCTCTCATAAAAAAAAGCCACCTTACGGTAGCCTTCTTTTTATTCAGCAATATGCGAATTAACCAAGTTTTTTAGTTACATAGTCAATTGCAGATTGAACTGTAGTGATTTCGTTAGAATCTTCATCAGGGATAGTGATGTCGAAGTCATTTTCGAAAGACATAACAAGTTCAACTAAATCTAAAGAGTCAGCACCTAAGTCATCCATAAAAGATGCTTCGTTTTTAATCTCTTCAGCTTTAAGACCAAGTTGTTCTGCAACCGCTTGTTTAACGCGTTGTTCGATATCGCTCACAGGAATTCTCCTCATTGCTTGTGGCGTTTAATTTGCCACTAGTTTAATTGAATATAAAAATTTTTAAAAGTTTATACATCGGCGTTAGGCCATGTATAAACCACCATTTACATGTAATACCGTACCGGTAATGTAACCTGCTTTATCACTTGCAAGGAAACTCACCGCATTTGCGATATCTTGTGGCTCACCTAAGCGATTTAAAGCCACTTGATCACTCATTTTTTTGCGAATGTCTTCACTAAGTGCATCTGTCATTTCTGTTGCAATAAAACCGGGTGCCACACTGTTTACAGTAATTTGGCGGCTGCCCATCTCTTTTGCAAGGCTACGGCTGAATGCTTCAATACCTGCTTTAGCAGCAGAATAGTTCGCTTGGCCTGGGTTTGCAAAGTGAGCTACAACAGAACTGATATTAATAATTCGACCAAAACGTGCCTTAGTCATCCCCTTAAGCACACGTTTAGATAAACGATAAACTGCTTTCAGGTGAATATTGAGAATGTCATCCCAATCATCTTCAGACATACGAAGCAACAAATTGTCTTTCGTAATACCTGCATTGTTAACTAGAACAAGTACAGGACCATAGTTCTGTTCAATATGAGAAACGACTGCTTCAATCTCATCGAGATTGCGCACATCGAGCGCCAAACCTGCACCTTGCTCACCAAAGCTATCACTTAACTTTTGTGCACCAGATTCAGAAGTCGCAGTACCTACAACAAAATAACCGTCTTGAATAAGTTGCTGGGCAATGGCAGCGCCAATACCCCGACTCGCGCCCGTTACTAATGCAACTTTGCGTTCTTGTGTCATGCAATTTTTCCTTCTGCCACTAAAACAGCATTTAGGGCATCTTCCATTTTGCTCTTACTATCAATAGAAAAAGCTTTTTCGATATTTGGTAAACGCTTTGCGAGATTACTCAATACTGTACCAGGACCACATTCAACAATGTAATGTATGCCTTGGTTTTGTAAAAACTGCATCGTATCTGTCCATTGTACAGATTGGTACAATTGAGCAGTTAATGCCTGACGCAATTGAGCAACATCGGTAGCTATTCCCGCGTTGACATTTTGTATTACAGGAATGGTAGGTAGCTCAATGGCAGTTTGTTCCAAAGCTTCTGCAAATTTCTCTGCAGCAGGTTTCATTAAAGAACAATGCGAAGGAACCGATACAGGTAAAGCAATTGCTTTAGCAGATTGTTCTTTTGCCAATGCCATAACTTGTTGTACAGATGCAGTACTACCCGCAATTACAACTTGGCCTTGTGAATTATAGTTTGCAGCTTCTACAGAACCCTCACCTGACGCACTCACAGTTTGACAAAGCTCAACCACTTTTTCATCAGCCAAACCAAGAATTGCAGCCATAGCCCCTTCCCCTTGAGGAACGGCACTTTGCATCAGTTTGCCACGCAAGTTAACTAATTTAACTGCATCTGCCAAGCTCATAGAGCCTGCAGCAACCAATGCACTGTATTCACCTAATGAATGTCCTGCAAGATACTTAGGTGCCAGACCACCTAAATCAAGCCATACACGCCATAAAGCGATACTGGCAGTTAATAACACAGGTTGGGTATTTTCTGTTTGGTCGAGACCTTCACCACTTTGCGCAATATGCCACAGATCAAATCCAAGAGCATCTGAAGCTTCCGCAAAGGTTTGCCCGACCCCACTAAACTGTTCAGCTAGTTCAGCAAGCATACCGACTTTTTGTGAACCTTGACCAGGAAACACAAACGCAGTTTTTGTGGCTAAAGCTACTTGTTCAAGACGTTTAGCAGACATAAGAAATCCTTTTTTGGGTTTTCACTCATTTCTGGAGCGGAAATTTAACATGTTATTTATATATTTATAATTGCGAAAAACAACAAAAAAAGGGAGCTTTCGCTCCCATTTTTTCTATACTTAAGCATCACGCTTAATGCATATCATGCAATTATTCAGCATCAGCTGCTTTAGCGAATAATTGACGACCACGGTAGAAACCGTCTTTAGTCACGTGGTGACGACGATGAGTTTCACCAGTTGCTTGGTCTACTGTTAATGCATTCTCGGTTAAAGCGTCATGTGAACGGCGCATGTCACGGCGAGAGCGACTTTTACGGTTTTGCTGAACGGCCATGATGGCTCCTTACAAAGATCGAAAAAATGGATCAGAACAAATTCAGTTGTCTTATCTCATAATTATAACACAAATTATGAGTTAAGTTTACCCTTCAAACCTGCCAAAACATCAAACGGATTATCCCGTTTTTCTTCGACAACATTTTGAATGGTAGGTTGATGTTTATGTTCACAAGCATCATGCTTGGGAGATAAAGGCATCAACAATAACAGTTCATCTTCTAGTAATGCGAGTAAGTTAATCGAGGCAGGCGTATCATAATCGCCTTTCGTCGAAGACTCACTTTCACCTAAAACGATGAAATCAGCATCCTCATCCAAGCGCTCTATCAGTGACTCATCATCCACTAATGCAATATGGAAGTCTAAGACAAGAGGCATTTCAACAGGTTCCAAACAACGTTGGCACTCCATTGGAACTTTCGTGTCCATATGACCGTCCATCCACACAATGCGATGATATGCATCCATTGATAGCTTACAGTCTATGTTGATCAATTGATTATCAATTGATCCAACAGCTTCACGAGCGATACGAGCAAAGCGAGACAAGGGCAGTTGACCTGACCATGTAAAGCCTTGTTCAGCCCATTTAAACGGCTCAATCTGTGCCGGAAAGGTATTTGCTGACATAATTAAGGCGGCAATTCTACAAATTCATCGGTACTCTGTCAAAGATTAAGATACAATTTTGCACTTCTTTAGACAGAACTCGGGGTAAATTAAGCAATGCACCTGTTGCAGCCGCAACCTGAAGTTAACACTTCATTACTCGTTTGCACCCATTCAACCCATCAGAACACGCTTGTA
This genomic stretch from Acinetobacter pittii harbors:
- a CDS encoding DUF2157 domain-containing protein; this encodes MQIRDDYPLTSSSFIQHLHIFSYIFMAVSILYLIAANWLMLPDSIQLAIPPAILVVTAWFSIKDTLSDGVRQTLHSVCGLMIGLSLAVIGQVYQTGADSYLLFLIWTLLLLPWLYRPNIGIFALICITSQLTLFLFFKQTFWLEKFPYLYLFILNLLSLIEFWICIKKYRALRFVFIAWFAVISIIGMIQYLSNENIPYLISAFFSGIIAFYYFFKKDDQLCASLMAAILGVTATIWLVDGINHLFKDSNEFIFLLIAGIIFIWFALISYLLIKIFRQSRFYIIPMAIGAWLAGLALAAFTLVFWEAISLVIGIIFVAFAIVLLKKSQRYFFRQFAYCLFISGQTAFLFHLSSETDQMLWVLIAQIFILCISYFLKPHWFFILIQMLATYGLAFIYLLQLDHSLWSIHSTQTYLNLTLLNYFVFSLVLLPKRKSLALYERSIFLCVLVVMLVASFFDTFMGLVPENSIDQHRWVLYFLPSVWLLCFSVFHLYRELQGITFSAFLIFGVLLIALGYFEVFILFTILTWALKSKDRIVYGVSLAVFVLVFWQLYYNLQITFLAKSLSIFISGIFLLALSWLLHRENKNGLIGGEKE
- the ribB gene encoding 3,4-dihydroxy-2-butanone-4-phosphate synthase; translation: MSSLIQPELFFSALSPAEQRIQQALEDIRQGKPVLVMDDFDRENEADLIVAAETLTVETMARMIRDGSGIVCLCLTEELADHLELPPMVSQNSSQFHTAFTVTIEAAQGVTTGVSAKDRVTTIQAAIKDGAVASDLNRPGHVFPLRARNGGVLTRRGHTEGTIDLARLAGLKSAGVLCELTNPDGTMASGIQVLAYAQTHHLTVITIEELVQYRQQHGI
- a CDS encoding HAD-IA family hydrolase; protein product: MAIKHILIDLDGTLTDPKVGIHTSIRYAMDKLGYPLAADLNIDWTIGPPLKASLAKLLDTQDDALAEQALLAYRERFSVTGLFENEVYPSVAQTLSALKEEGYRLFVATAKPTIYAKRILDHFELSQYFVHIYGSELTGERTNKAELIHYILECEQLNPEECLMVGDRQYDVLGARHNSIEAVAVTYGYGTPEELAQAQPKAMITQFSELLEYVEGQATQKKVS
- the thiED gene encoding hydroxymethylpyrimidine/phosphomethylpyrimidine kinase; the encoded protein is MRPTVLCFSGLDPSGGAGLQADIEAIGQSGAHAAIACTALTIQNSQQVFGFEATSKELLLAQANAVVGDLPIKCVKSGMLGTTDNIAALAEFLRAHPDYQYVLDPVLVANSGGSLGDQATLVKAFVELIPLATIITPNTVELRALTGITDLDQATQKLFEMGAKAVLVKGGHEDTPDHIKNSLYINGELAATSSCPRLEGEYHGSGCSLASFIAGRLALGDSLKIAVQHAETWLFGVLKNADTPVPNGQKIPKRF
- the lysM gene encoding peptidoglycan-binding protein LysM, with the protein product MGLFDFVKGIGKKNTAPAEPQPAPATPAEPSAQEVANKLLGLIKSLGLGVEGLSVTYNGTTDTATIKGQVKSQADKEKIILIVGNIDHVAQVDDQMTVATPEPESKFYTVKSGDNLSKIAKEVYGDANQYPKIFEANKPMLKDPDEIFPGQVLRIPQ
- the acpP gene encoding acyl carrier protein is translated as MSDIEQRVKQAVAEQLGLKAEEIKNEASFMDDLGADSLDLVELVMSFENDFDITIPDEDSNEITTVQSAIDYVTKKLG
- the fabG gene encoding 3-oxoacyl-ACP reductase FabG, producing the protein MTQERKVALVTGASRGIGAAIAQQLIQDGYFVVGTATSESGAQKLSDSFGEQGAGLALDVRNLDEIEAVVSHIEQNYGPVLVLVNNAGITKDNLLLRMSEDDWDDILNIHLKAVYRLSKRVLKGMTKARFGRIINISSVVAHFANPGQANYSAAKAGIEAFSRSLAKEMGSRQITVNSVAPGFIATEMTDALSEDIRKKMSDQVALNRLGEPQDIANAVSFLASDKAGYITGTVLHVNGGLYMA
- the fabD gene encoding ACP S-malonyltransferase — translated: MSAKRLEQVALATKTAFVFPGQGSQKVGMLAELAEQFSGVGQTFAEASDALGFDLWHIAQSGEGLDQTENTQPVLLTASIALWRVWLDLGGLAPKYLAGHSLGEYSALVAAGSMSLADAVKLVNLRGKLMQSAVPQGEGAMAAILGLADEKVVELCQTVSASGEGSVEAANYNSQGQVVIAGSTASVQQVMALAKEQSAKAIALPVSVPSHCSLMKPAAEKFAEALEQTAIELPTIPVIQNVNAGIATDVAQLRQALTAQLYQSVQWTDTMQFLQNQGIHYIVECGPGTVLSNLAKRLPNIEKAFSIDSKSKMEDALNAVLVAEGKIA
- the rpmF gene encoding 50S ribosomal protein L32: MAVQQNRKSRSRRDMRRSHDALTENALTVDQATGETHRRHHVTKDGFYRGRQLFAKAADAE
- a CDS encoding YceD family protein; its protein translation is MSANTFPAQIEPFKWAEQGFTWSGQLPLSRFARIAREAVGSIDNQLINIDCKLSMDAYHRIVWMDGHMDTKVPMECQRCLEPVEMPLVLDFHIALVDDESLIERLDEDADFIVLGESESSTKGDYDTPASINLLALLEDELLLLMPLSPKHDACEHKHQPTIQNVVEEKRDNPFDVLAGLKGKLNS